A genomic segment from Bos mutus isolate GX-2022 chromosome 27, NWIPB_WYAK_1.1, whole genome shotgun sequence encodes:
- the CFAP97 gene encoding cilia- and flagella-associated protein 97 encodes MDRFDDISEGEVDHSFFDSDFEEARKGDSSSVFDKQDDDAEERTDKDMENVNLKLGLQRKEDDLTEKGTESSGKTPPEEHPVEGDNAQTGNSSSSTTSSRSKLGNARVEHKIHLPTPNSLPQTVKDGEHDYYTDGEESTDDEKKHHVRSKSAKLPNNFKKSLSKKYSRSSSSSSLSLSSSSSDTGCSDTGSDVGLSDSSPSPKKHLPGATHLSPKLKYKPGEKSPGAHASGTKPKVGDDPEESEDTVTDVTPLSTPDISPVQSFKLGASSDQKMKVKRQENVRQEVYENVEDLKNNSKSLKSAKKGKEKHEPSLTSKSTALDSSLDHRYKQKVLHDTMDLNHLLKAFLQLDKKRPQKHHFDQPSVAPRKNYSFTREEVRQIDRENQRLLKELSRQAEKPGSKSMIPRSTGPPPKLYHSALNRQREQQRIERENLAFLKRLEAVKPTVGMKRSEQLMDYHRNMGYLSSSPTSRRVRSTLSQYSSLKGASRTSSATSGLSCKSERSAFNTTGGGLLLRPKPPNVRTAWL; translated from the exons ATGGATCGGTTTGACGATATATCAGAAGGTGAAGTGGACCATTCTTTCTTTGACAGCGACTTCGAAGAAGCAAGGAAAGGTGACAGCAGCTCAGTTTTTGACAAGCAGGATGATGACGCTGAAGAGAGAACAGACAAAGATATGGAAAATGTAAACTTGAaacttggactacaaagaaaggaAGATGATCTTACTGAGAAGGGAACGGAGAGCAGTGGGAAAACTCCTCCAGAGGAACACCCTGTAGAAGGTGATAATGCACAAACTGGAAATTCCTCGTCCTCAACCACTTCTTCAAGATCAAAACTGGGTAATGCTAGAGTAGAACATAAAATACACTTGCCCACTCCAAATAGCCTTCCCCAAACTGTGAAAGACGGTGAGCACGACTACTATACAGATGGAGAGGAGAGCACTGATGATGAGAAAAAGCATCATGTCAGGTCCAAGTCAGCTAAGCTGCCGAATAACTTCAAGAAAAGCCTAAGTAAAAAGTATTCCAGAAGCAGCTCCTCTTCGTCTTTGTCCCTCTCATCTTCAAGTTCCGATACAGGCTGTTCAGATACTGGATCTGATGTCGGCCTGTCTGATTCATCTCCATCACCGAAGAAGCATCTCCCTGGCGCCACCCACTTGTCACCCAAACTGAAATATAAACCAGGAGAAAAATCACCAGGAGCCCACGCTTCAGGTACAAAACCCAAGGTTGGTGATGACCCCGAAGAATCGGAAGACACCGTGACGGACGTCACTCCTTTATCGACCCCGGACATCAGCCCGGTTCAGTCTTTCAAACTGGGTGCCTCAAGCGAccaaaaaatgaaagttaaaaggcaagaaaatgtgaGGCAAGAAGTATATGAAAATGTTGAGGATTTGAAAAATAACTCGAAATCTTTGAAATCAGCcaaaaaagggaaggagaaacatGAACCCAGTCTCACCTCAAAGTCAACAGCGTTGGATTCCAGTTTAGACCACAGATACAAACAAAAAGTCTTACATGACACAATGGACCTGAATCAtcttttaaaag CTTTTCTGCAATTAGATAAAAAGAGACCACAAAAACATCACTTTGATCAGCCTTCAGTAGCACCTAGGAAAAACTACTCTTTCACAAGAGAGGAAGTGAGACAGATTGATCGAGAAAATCAGAGGCTTTTGAAAGAACTGTCCAGACAGGCTGAGAAACCAGGAAGCAAGAGTATGATTCCAAGATCGACTGGTCCTCCCCCTAAGTTGTATCATAGTGCTCTCAACAGACAGAGGGAACAACAAAGGATCGAAAGAGAGAATTTG GCTTTTCTGAAAAGGCTTGAAGCTGTGAAGCCAACAGTTGGCATGAAACGCTCAGAACAGCTGATGGATTATCACCGCAACATGGGTTATCTCAGCTCATCCCCGACCTCCAGACGAGTGAGGTCCACTCTCAGCCAGTACAGCTCGCTAA